In one window of Mercenaria mercenaria strain notata unplaced genomic scaffold, MADL_Memer_1 contig_3919, whole genome shotgun sequence DNA:
- the LOC128553525 gene encoding uncharacterized protein LOC128553525, which produces MAAVLGVRLAHNVINALQMKVCDVIFSSDGMNVLWWIQRESRTFKPFVANRVSEIQDKSVPNQWRHVTSKENSADIASRGMTASELVNCELWWKGPEFLMSAPEKWHKNDKEERKESKAEMRLSKLQQGDMSTFLVTDINQEVIDIGNYSSWHKMVRVLAWVLRFISNISCKRDDRRQCELVAEEIKDAESLLMQKAQRE; this is translated from the coding sequence ATGGCAGCAGTCTTAGGTGTACGATTAGCGCACAATGTAATTAATGCACTCCAAATGAAAGTGTGTGACGTTATTTTCTCGTCTGACGGTATGAACGTACTTTGGTGGATTCAAAGAGAAAGTCGTACTTTTAAACCGTTTGTGGCTAATCGTGTCAGTGAAATTCAAGACAAGAGTGTACCAAACCAATGGAGACACGTGACTTCGAAAGAAAATTCAGCAGATATAGCATCTCGGGGTATGACTGCTAGTGAATTAGTTAACTGTGAACTGTGGTGGAAAGGACCGGAATTTCTTATGAGTGCACCAGAAAAATGGCATAAGAATGATAAAGAAGAGCGAAAAGAAAGTAAAGCTGAAATGCGTTTATCAAAGCTACAGCAGGGTGATATGAGTACATTCCTTGTTACCGACATAAATCAAGAAGTGATAGACATAGGAAACTATTCAAGCTGGCACAAAATGGTTCGTGTGTTAGCCTGGGTACTACGTTTCATTTCGAACATTTCGTGCAAACGTGATGATCGTAGACAATGTGAATTAGTAGCAGAAGAAATAAAAGATGCAGAGTCACTGTTAATGCAAAAAGCACAACGTGAATAA
- the LOC128553526 gene encoding uncharacterized protein LOC128553526 yields MSSLSTRFWIEAAREEIQDWENECSYCKRAKSKSAIQIMAPLPDIRLDMPMRAFAHTAVDYAGPYITIQGCGKRREKRYLCLFTCLTSRAVHLEMAYGLDTSSFLNAFYRFTSRRGVTVKMNSDNGTNFVGIKGTFEETRY; encoded by the coding sequence ATGTCATCGTTGTCGACTAGGTTTTGGATCGAGGCAGCTCGCGAAGAAATTCAAGACTGGGAAAATGAATGTAGTTACTGCAAACGCGCTAAAAGCAAATCAGCAATACAGATAATGGCACCATTACCAGACATTCGTTTGGACATGCCAATGAGAGCTTTCGCGCACACAGCTGTGGATTATGCGGGGCCATATATCACGATACAGGGTTGTGGTAAACGTCGTGAGAAAAGATACTTGTGTCTATTCACATGTTTGACGAGTAGGGCAGTACATTTAGAAATGGCGTATGGACTAGACACAAGTTCATTCTTAAATGCATTCTATCGTTTCACGAGTCGGCGAGGTGTAACAGTGAAGATGAATTCGGACAATGGGACAAATTTTGTAGGAATTAAAGGAACTTTTGAAGAAACTAGATACTGA